A window of Castanea sativa cultivar Marrone di Chiusa Pesio chromosome 1, ASM4071231v1 contains these coding sequences:
- the LOC142643444 gene encoding glycosyl hydrolase 5 family protein-like, with the protein MAKLSLFSLANLLFALIIFQCVISQSKLVMGSPLYTDSRWIVDGEGRRVKLACVNWPSHIDAVLAEGLSKQPLDAISKRIVSMGFNCVRFTWPTFLFTSDSLGALTVRQSFQNLNLSQALAGIEYNNPFIIDLPLRKAFEAVVYNLGANHLMAILDNHISKPGWCCSLDDGNGFFGDEYFNVDVWLKGLNRVASMFKGFPNVVGMSLRNELRGSRQNVDDWFRYMQQGAETVHAANPNVLVILSGLSYDLDLSFLGNRSVDLSFTNKLVFEAHRYKFSDTPTWANHSADEACGIIQDDMTSKSGFLLDKGFPLFVSEFGIDESANNATDESFMNCFLSYAAEHDLDWAIWALPGSYYIRQGKTNTEETYGLLNFDWSDVQNPRLLQRISTIQSPFKGPGLPGLRGITTGQLTNTGQLIFHPSTGLCVIRRSVFELIRRSVIAPLTLGPCTHPKALWSYTPEKTISLYGADFCIQADRPGKPGKLSNICFNPDTKWEAISDSKLHLSSTVGDGKTVCLDVDFNTNNVVTNRCKCLSDDTTCDPSSQWFKLIKI; encoded by the exons ATGGcgaaactctctctcttttctttagcaAATCTTCTCTTTGCTCTAATAATCTTCCAATGTGTGATTTCTCAAAGCAAGCTTGTTATGGGTTCACCACTATATACTGATTCACGGTGGATTGTGGACGGAGAAGGGAGACGAGTGAAGTTAGCATGTGTGAATTGGCCATCACATATCGATGCCGTTTTGGCTGAAGGCCTTAGCAAGCAACCCTTGGATGCAATCTCCAAGAGGATTGTGTCAATGGGATTCAACTGTGTTAGGTTTACCTGGCCAACTTTCTTGTTCACAAGTGACTCGCTAGGTGCTCTTACTGTAAGACAGTCCTTTCAAAATCTAAATCTATCTCAAGCTCTTGCTGGCATCGAGTATAACAACCCATTTATCATTGATCTTCCACTTCGAAAAGCTTTTGAG GCAGTGGTGTATAACCTTGGTGCCAACCATTTGATGGCTATACTGGACAATCACATAAGCAAGCCTGGTTGGTGTTGCAGCCTTGATGATGGCAATGGCTTTTTCGGCGATGAGTATTTCAATGTAGACGTCTGGCTTAAGGGACTAAATCGAGTAGCTTCCATGTTTAAAGGATTTCCCAATGTGGTAGGCATGAGCTTAAGGAATGAGCTCCGAGGCTCCAGACAAAATGTAGATGATTGGTTTAG ATACATGCAGCAAGGAGCAGAGACAGTGCACGCAGCAAATCCAAATGTTCTTGTCATTCTCTCTGGCTTGAGTTACGACTTAGACTTGTCTTTCCTTGGAAATAGATCAGTGGATCTCTCGTTCACTAACAAACTAGTATTTGAGGCACACAGGTACAAATTTTCAGATACACCTACATGGGCAAACCATAGTGCGGACGAAGCTTGTGGAATCATCCAAGATGACATGACGAGCAAGTCAGGATTTTTGTTGGACAAGGGGTTTCCATTATTTGTGAGTGAATTTGGGATAGACGAAAGTGCGAACAATGCCACTGACGAAAGCTTCATGAATTGCTTCTTGAGTTATGCAGCTGAGCATGACCTTGATTGGGCCATTTGGGCACTCCCTGGGAGTTACTACATCAGACAAGGAAAAACTAATACGGAGGAGACCTACGGGCTACTTAATTTTGATTGGAGTGATGTTCAAAATCCAAGACTTTTGCAGAGGATATCCACAATTCAGTCTCCCTTTAAAG GGCCAGGTTTACCAGGTTTACGAGGAATTACTACTGGGCAATTAACTAATACAGGGCAATTAATTTTCCATCCTTCAACTGGTTTATGTGTCATAAGAAGATCAGTGTTTGAACTCATAAGAAGATCAGTGATTGCACCATTGACATTAGGACCCTGCACCCACCCTAAAGCCTTGTGGAGCTACACACCCGAGAAAACTATATCCCTTTATGGAGCAGATTTTTGCATACAAGCAGATAGACCAGGAAAGCCAGGAAAGCTTAGTAATATATGCTTCAACCCTGACACAAAGTGGGAAGCCATCTCAGATTCTAAGCTACATCTCTCATCCACTGTTGGTGATGGCAAAACTGTTTGCTTGGATGTAGATTTTAACACAAACAATGTTGTGACAAATCGGTGCAAATGTTTGAGTGATGATACAACATGTGACCCAAGTAGCCAATGGTTCAAGCTCATTAAAATATGA